A DNA window from Vigna unguiculata cultivar IT97K-499-35 chromosome 10, ASM411807v1, whole genome shotgun sequence contains the following coding sequences:
- the LOC114167561 gene encoding cytochrome P450 81E8-like: protein MAMLYLALLILLFLFSLKLLFQTRRFRNLPPGPMSYPIIGNLLQLKQPYHRTFAQMSQKYGQVFSLWFGSRLVVVVCSQSAVQECFTKNDIVLANRPHFLFGKYISYDNSTILHSSYGDHWRHLRRILSLEVVSNNRLTSFYEVRRDEIMRLVQKLANLSRNQFTKVDLKNMFMETSFNTMTRIVAGKRLFGDDCDVNDVEKAKEFKIIIKELVILAGINNRGDFLPFVRWFDFDNLEKKLKGFGKRTDAFLQELIEERRNGNNNGNTMIDHLLAQQRSQPEQYTDQIIKGLSLSLLLAGTDTSALTLEWTMANLLNHPEVIKKATNEINIHVGSNRLVEESDMSKLPYIQSIVYETLRLHPAAPIWSPHLSSEDCTVGKYNLPKDTIVLVNAWAAHMDPKMWSEPTQFKPERFENESEVNRLLSFGLGRRACPGSNLAQRTVSLSIALLLQCFEWKRIGKEEIDMSEGNGITISRTNPLEAMCQLRQSSAVKDMY from the exons ATGGCTATGTTGTATTTGGCTTTGCTCATTCTGCTCTTTCTGTTTTCCCTGAAGCTCTTGTTCCAAACAAGAAGATTCAGAAACCTTCCTCCAGGACCAATGTCTTACCCTATAATCGGAAACCTCTTACAACTGAAACAGCCTTACCACCGCACATTCGCTCAAATGTCACAAAAATACGGCCAAGTCTTCTCTCTCTGGTTCGGTTCCCGACTCGTTGTCGTCGTTTGTTCACAATCCGCGGTGCAAGAATGCTTCACCAAAAACGACATCGTCTTGGCCAACCGACCTCACTTTCTCTTTGGCAAATACATCAGCTACGATAACAGCACCATCCTTCACTCTTCCTACGGCGACCACTGGCGCCACCTCCGTCGCATCTTGTCGCTCGAGGTTGTCTCAAACAACCGTTTGACCTCCTTCTACGAAGTCCGAAGAGACGAGATCATGAGGCTGGTGCAAAAGCTCGCTAACCTCTCACGCAACCAATTTACCAAAGTGGATCTTAAAAACAT GTTTATGGAAACGTCATTTAACACTATGACGAGAATCGTAGCTGGTAAAAGACTCTTTGGTGACGACTGTGATGTGAACGATGTGGAGAAAGcaaaagaattcaaaattatcattaaagAGTTGGTGATATTAGCAGGAATTAATAATCGTGGAGACTTCTTGCCTTTCGTGAGATGgtttgattttgataatttggaGAAGAAGTTAAAAGGATTTGGTAAAAGAACAGATGCATTCTTACAAGAACTCATTGAAGAGCGTCGTAATGGAAATAACAATGGAAATACTATGATAGATCATCTCCTTGCTCAACAACGATCACAACCTGAACAATATACCGATCAAATCATTAAAGGACTTTCTCTG AGCTTGCTACTTGCCGGAACAGATACATCAGCTCTAACTTTAGAATGGACAATGGCTAATTTATTGAACCATCCAGAAGTTATAAAGAAAGCAACAAATGAAATAAACATTCATGTAGGATCAAATCGTCTCGTAGAGGAATCTGACATGTCAAAACTTCCTTATATTCAATCCATAGTTTACGAGACACTTCGATTGCATCCTGCTGCTCCAATTTGGTCACCACATTTGTCTTCAGAAGATTGCACCGTAGGAAAATATAATCTCCCGAAAGACACAATTGTGTTGGTGAATGCTTGGGCTGCTCATATGGATCCAAAAATGTGGAGTGAGCCAACACAATTTAAGCCTGAAAGGTTTGAAAATGAGAGTGAAGTAAACAGATTACTTTCATTCGGGTTAGGAAGGAGGGCTTGTCCTGGATCAAACTTGGCGCAACGTACCGTTAGCTTATCCATAGCCTTATTACTTCAATGTTTTGAGTGGAAACGAATTGGTAAGGAAGAAATTGATATGTCTGAAGGAAATGGAATTACCATATCAAGAACAAATCCATTGGAAGCTATGTGCCAACTTCGTCAATCATCTGCAGTTAAAGATATGTACTAA